The proteins below are encoded in one region of Pseudophryne corroboree isolate aPseCor3 chromosome 8, aPseCor3.hap2, whole genome shotgun sequence:
- the RNF208 gene encoding RING finger protein 208: protein MQGALGENKVADSNVKKILMSCLKGQQVIIKMEAMKIIQAEKFSECQNVQQRYGPPSRREPPLVAKRAWPSDSEIIVNQACGEMPTLENAPSTLGLPRTPPPPRREKIYPGQRKASTEICYHRKTPSDEVIVNQYVLHPSTPCEPLECPTCGHMYNFTNKRPRILSCLHSVCEECLQILYESCPKYKFISCPTCKRETVLFTDYGLAALAVNTSILNRLPTEALSANPVQWSSEADRSCYQTFRQYCGAACSCQIRNPLSSCTIM from the coding sequence ATGCAGGGGGCGCTGGGAGAAAACAAAGTGGCGGACAGTAATGTGAAAAAAATCCTTATGTCGTGTCTGAAAGGGCAGCAGGTCATCATCAAGATGGAGGCCATGAAAATCATACAGGCGGAGAAGTTCTCCGAGTGCCAGAACGTTCAACAGCGGTATGGGCCTCCGTCACGAAGGGAACCTCCTTTAGTTGCCAAACGTGCCTGGCCCTCAGACTCCGAAATTATTGTCAACCAGGCCTGCGGGGAAATGCCCACTTTGGAAAACGCTCCGAGCACTTTGGGGCTTCCAAGGACACCTCCTCCGCCGCGGCGGGAAAAGATCTACCCTGGCCAACGGAAAGCTAGCACAGAGATTTGTTACCATCGCAAAACCCCTTCCGACGAAGTTATAGTAAACCAATACGTGCTGCATCCTTCCACTCCCTGTGAACCTTTAGAGTGTCCAACCTGTGGCCACATGTACAATTTTACGaacaagaggcctcggatcttatcCTGTCTCCATTCTGTGTGTGAGGAGTGCCTGCAGATCCTCTACGAGTCATGCCCCAAGTACAAATTCATTTCGTGCCCCACCTGCAAGAGGGAAACTGTGCTGTTTACAGACTATGGCCTGGCAGCCCTGGCTGTGAACACCAGCATTCTCAACAGGCTGCCAACGGAGGCCCTTTCAGCCAACCCGGTACAATGGAGCAGCGAAGCAGACCGCAGTTGCTACCAGACCTTTCGCCAGTACTGTGGTGCAGCTTGCAGTTGCCAGATCCGTAATCCACTATCTTCCTGTACCATCATGTAG